Proteins co-encoded in one Cytobacillus sp. NJ13 genomic window:
- a CDS encoding gamma carbonic anhydrase family protein, with protein sequence MIYPYKDKEPKIAESAFIADFTTITGDVEIGENSSVWFNSVIRGDVAPTIIGKKVNIQDNSVLHQSPNNPLILEDEVTVGHQVILHSCIIRKKALIGMGSIVLDQAEIGEGAFIGAGSLVPQGKKIPPNTLAFGRPAKVIRELTPDDIKDMERISREYAEKGEYYKSLQKKPE encoded by the coding sequence ATGATCTATCCATATAAAGATAAAGAACCTAAAATTGCAGAATCCGCATTTATTGCAGATTTTACTACCATTACCGGTGATGTTGAAATTGGCGAGAATTCCAGTGTTTGGTTCAACTCCGTTATACGCGGAGATGTAGCTCCAACAATCATCGGCAAAAAAGTCAATATTCAGGACAATTCCGTCCTGCATCAGAGCCCGAATAACCCGCTGATATTGGAAGATGAAGTGACAGTTGGCCATCAGGTAATCCTTCATAGCTGCATTATCCGCAAAAAGGCTTTAATAGGGATGGGCTCGATTGTATTAGATCAGGCTGAAATCGGAGAGGGAGCATTCATTGGCGCAGGGAGCCTTGTTCCACAAGGAAAGAAAATTCCTCCCAATACTCTTGCATTCGGCAGGCCTGCAAAAGTGATCCGCGAGCTGACACCAGATGATATCAAAGATATGGAACGGATCAGCAGGGAATACGCCGAAAAAGGGGAGTATTATAAGTCTTTGCAGAAAAAGCCTGAATAA
- the metK gene encoding methionine adenosyltransferase encodes MSTKRRLFTSESVTEGHPDKICDQISDAILDAILAKDANARVAAETSVTTGLVLVAGEITTSTYVDIPKIVRETVKEIGYTRAKYGFDSETCAVLTSIDEQSADIAMGVDQALEAREGQMSDQEIEAIGAGDQGLMFGFACNETKELMPLPISLAHKLSRRLTEVRKEEILPYLRPDGKTQVTVEYDENDKPVRIDTIVISTQHHPEISLEQIQRNLKEHVINPVVPKELIDENTKYFINPTGRFVIGGPQGDAGLTGRKIIVDTYGGYARHGGGAFSGKDPTKVDRSAAYAARYVAKNLVAAGLAEKVEVQLAYAIGVAQPVSISVDTFGTGKVGEDVLVDLVRKHFDLRPAGIINMLGLRRPIYKQTAAYGHFGRTDVDLPWERTDKAEILRSEAE; translated from the coding sequence ATGTCAACAAAGCGTCGTTTGTTTACTTCTGAATCAGTTACTGAAGGTCATCCGGATAAAATCTGTGACCAAATTTCTGATGCAATCTTAGATGCAATTTTAGCTAAAGATGCGAATGCCCGTGTTGCTGCAGAGACTTCTGTAACAACTGGACTTGTATTAGTTGCAGGTGAAATCACAACATCTACATACGTAGATATTCCAAAAATCGTTCGTGAAACGGTAAAAGAAATCGGTTATACCCGTGCTAAATATGGTTTCGATTCCGAAACTTGTGCAGTATTAACTTCCATTGATGAGCAGTCAGCAGATATTGCAATGGGTGTTGACCAGGCCCTTGAAGCACGCGAAGGACAAATGAGCGATCAGGAAATCGAAGCAATTGGTGCAGGAGACCAGGGTTTAATGTTCGGTTTTGCCTGCAACGAAACGAAAGAGCTTATGCCTCTTCCGATTTCTTTAGCACATAAACTTTCCCGCCGCCTGACTGAAGTTCGTAAAGAAGAAATCCTTCCTTACCTTCGTCCAGACGGAAAAACTCAGGTAACGGTTGAGTATGATGAAAATGACAAGCCTGTCCGCATTGACACAATTGTTATTTCTACTCAGCATCACCCTGAGATCAGCCTGGAGCAAATCCAGCGCAACCTGAAGGAACATGTTATTAACCCGGTTGTTCCCAAAGAACTAATCGATGAGAATACTAAGTACTTCATCAACCCAACAGGACGTTTCGTTATTGGCGGACCTCAAGGGGATGCAGGCCTGACCGGACGCAAAATCATTGTTGATACTTACGGCGGTTATGCCCGTCATGGCGGAGGCGCTTTCTCCGGTAAGGATCCTACAAAGGTTGACCGCTCTGCTGCTTATGCTGCTCGTTATGTAGCAAAGAACCTTGTAGCAGCCGGCTTAGCTGAAAAAGTTGAAGTTCAGCTTGCTTATGCGATCGGTGTGGCACAGCCTGTATCGATTTCTGTTGATACATTCGGAACAGGCAAAGTGGGCGAAGATGTACTGGTTGATCTAGTAAGAAAGCATTTTGATCTTCGTCCTGCAGGAATTATTAATATGCTTGGCCTTCGCCGCCCAATTTACAAGCAGACAGCTGCTTACGGACATTTCGGACGTACAGATGTTGATCTTCCTTGGGAGCGTACAGATAAGGCAGAAATTCTTCGTTCTGAAGCTGAATAG
- a CDS encoding C39 family peptidase: MKIYIAAIVLFLLLIVIFRKTMLKTAPMFLIVFILISGAFVYDNLSGSQPASAVNQIKSWLSEPAEKASSFLGHNTAVIKIKEETIIDAPAVNQFPELPRGCEVTSLAMLLQHAGIQADKMTLAKEIKKNPEPYRIENGKIYFGHPNDGFIGDMYSFDNPGLGVYHKPVKELAEKYMPGSIEDLTGSDFEELKIHLSDSRPVWVIINTAYKQLSDDFFQTWHTPSGKIQITYKEHSVLLTGYDQEYMYFNDPLTGEKNKKAPINDFEKAWVQMGKQAITYLPK; the protein is encoded by the coding sequence TTGAAAATTTATATTGCGGCTATTGTTCTTTTCTTACTTTTAATAGTGATATTCAGAAAAACAATGTTAAAAACGGCACCAATGTTTTTAATTGTCTTCATTCTGATTTCTGGTGCATTTGTTTATGACAACCTTTCAGGTAGCCAGCCAGCTTCAGCCGTAAACCAAATTAAATCATGGCTGTCTGAACCTGCTGAGAAAGCCAGCTCTTTCCTTGGACACAACACTGCCGTAATTAAGATCAAGGAAGAAACAATTATAGATGCTCCCGCAGTCAATCAGTTTCCTGAGCTCCCCAGGGGATGTGAAGTGACGAGCTTAGCCATGCTCCTTCAGCATGCAGGGATCCAGGCTGATAAAATGACGCTCGCTAAAGAAATAAAGAAAAATCCTGAGCCTTACCGCATTGAAAACGGAAAAATCTATTTCGGGCACCCGAATGACGGGTTCATAGGCGATATGTATTCCTTTGATAATCCAGGTCTCGGCGTTTATCATAAACCCGTAAAAGAGCTTGCGGAAAAGTACATGCCTGGCTCCATTGAAGACCTTACCGGATCCGATTTTGAAGAATTAAAAATCCATTTGTCAGACAGCAGGCCTGTCTGGGTTATTATCAACACAGCCTATAAACAGCTTTCTGATGACTTTTTCCAGACCTGGCATACGCCAAGCGGAAAAATCCAGATTACCTATAAAGAGCATTCAGTCCTGCTCACAGGCTATGATCAGGAATACATGTATTTCAATGACCCGCTCACAGGCGAGAAAAATAAAAAAGCACCCATAAACGATTTTGAAAAAGCATGGGTGCAGATGGGCAAACAGGCTATTACCTATCTCCCAAAATAA
- a CDS encoding DUF393 domain-containing protein produces MKTIALYDGTCSLCKETKKIFKKLDWLNKVEWISLQEYEKIPNSLSFSKIDLRRELHIITPSGGVKKGYSAVRRLLFLFPASFLIGLLLYLPLTPMLGDPIYKWIAKNRHKFLKKKCDDGSCSL; encoded by the coding sequence ATGAAGACAATTGCTCTCTATGATGGAACTTGTTCCTTATGCAAGGAAACAAAGAAGATATTTAAAAAACTCGATTGGCTGAATAAAGTGGAATGGATTTCTCTGCAGGAGTATGAAAAAATCCCGAACTCGCTCTCGTTTTCCAAGATTGATTTGCGCAGAGAGCTTCATATTATTACACCATCGGGTGGTGTGAAAAAGGGGTATTCTGCAGTAAGGAGACTGCTGTTCCTCTTTCCTGCATCCTTTTTAATTGGCCTCCTTTTATATCTCCCATTGACGCCAATGCTGGGCGATCCGATCTATAAATGGATTGCTAAAAACAGGCATAAATTTCTAAAGAAAAAATGTGACGACGGAAGCTGTTCGCTGTAA
- the asnB gene encoding asparagine synthase (glutamine-hydrolyzing): MCGFIGCVHEKAQNYRDADKEQFQNMNDIITHRGPDDSGYYFDDHIQFGFRRLSIIDIESGHQPLTYENKRYWIIFNGEIYNYVELREELLKAGLSFETSSDTEVIIALYSHLKEKAVEKLRGMFAFVIWDKQEQSLYGARDPFGIKPFFYYNKGDRTFFGSEKKSILLALQNDVLNYDSLQHYLTYQFVPEPDTMSEGIHKLEPGHYFTKKIGAPMDIKRYWKAAFHPVQKSEADFTKEIRDVLFDSVKMHMRADVPVGSFLSGGIDSSIIASIAKEFHPAIKTFSVGFERNGFSEVDVAKETAEKLGVENISYIITPEEYMNEIPRIMWHMDDPLADPACVPLYFVAREARKHVTVVLSGEGADELFGGYNIYREPQSLEVFNKIPAIGKKLLRMIANMMPEGMKGKSFIERGVTPMEQRYIGNAKMFTEQEKRSLLHVYKDSLNYTDITKPLYEESRGYDPVDRMQYIDIHTWMRGDILLKADKMTMAHSLELRVPFLDKEVFEVASKIPTSLKTANGTTKYILRKAAEGVVPDHVLNRKKLGFPVPIRHWLKDEMNEWAKNIIRESNVDHLINKDYVLGLLEDHCQDKADNSRKIWTVLMFMVWHQVYVEKKYSFEKEYLLTKDLQPLKG, translated from the coding sequence ATGTGTGGTTTTATTGGTTGTGTACATGAAAAAGCACAAAATTACCGTGACGCAGATAAAGAACAATTTCAAAATATGAATGATATCATTACCCATCGGGGTCCGGATGATTCAGGATACTATTTTGATGATCATATTCAATTCGGCTTCCGCCGTTTGAGCATCATCGATATTGAAAGCGGGCACCAGCCGCTGACTTACGAAAATAAACGTTATTGGATTATTTTTAACGGAGAAATCTACAACTATGTGGAACTTCGTGAAGAACTTCTCAAAGCTGGCTTAAGCTTTGAAACAAGCTCAGATACTGAAGTTATAATCGCCCTTTACAGCCATCTGAAAGAAAAGGCTGTTGAAAAATTGCGAGGAATGTTTGCGTTTGTCATTTGGGATAAACAGGAGCAGTCTTTATATGGAGCCAGAGATCCATTCGGGATAAAGCCTTTCTTTTATTATAATAAAGGAGACCGCACGTTCTTCGGCTCAGAGAAGAAAAGTATTCTTTTAGCGCTTCAGAATGATGTATTAAACTATGACTCTCTCCAGCATTATCTGACATATCAATTTGTGCCGGAGCCAGACACAATGTCAGAGGGAATCCATAAGCTTGAGCCAGGTCACTATTTCACGAAAAAAATTGGCGCTCCTATGGATATTAAGCGCTATTGGAAAGCTGCTTTCCATCCAGTGCAAAAATCAGAAGCTGATTTTACAAAGGAAATTCGAGATGTTTTGTTCGATTCAGTCAAAATGCATATGCGTGCCGATGTTCCGGTTGGTTCATTCCTTTCAGGCGGAATTGATTCTTCCATCATTGCTTCCATTGCGAAAGAGTTTCATCCTGCCATTAAAACTTTCTCTGTCGGCTTTGAACGCAACGGCTTCAGCGAGGTGGATGTAGCGAAAGAAACAGCAGAAAAGCTTGGTGTGGAAAACATCAGCTACATCATTACTCCTGAGGAATACATGAATGAGATTCCGAGAATCATGTGGCATATGGACGATCCGCTTGCTGACCCAGCTTGTGTGCCCCTTTATTTTGTGGCAAGAGAAGCACGCAAGCATGTAACGGTTGTACTTTCAGGTGAGGGAGCCGATGAGCTATTTGGCGGCTATAATATTTACCGTGAACCACAATCCCTGGAAGTCTTCAATAAAATTCCTGCTATCGGCAAAAAGCTTCTTCGCATGATTGCAAATATGATGCCAGAGGGAATGAAAGGGAAAAGCTTTATCGAACGCGGTGTAACGCCAATGGAACAGCGCTACATTGGAAACGCAAAAATGTTTACAGAGCAAGAGAAGCGCAGCCTGCTTCATGTATATAAAGACAGCTTAAATTATACGGATATCACTAAACCGCTATATGAAGAAAGCCGCGGATATGATCCGGTTGACCGCATGCAGTATATCGACATTCATACTTGGATGCGCGGAGACATTCTATTGAAAGCGGACAAAATGACGATGGCTCATTCTCTCGAGCTTCGTGTTCCGTTCCTTGATAAAGAAGTGTTTGAAGTGGCTTCCAAAATTCCGACCAGCCTGAAAACGGCAAATGGCACTACGAAGTATATTCTTCGCAAAGCTGCTGAAGGAGTCGTTCCAGATCATGTGCTGAACCGTAAGAAGCTTGGATTCCCTGTGCCAATCCGCCACTGGCTGAAAGACGAGATGAATGAGTGGGCTAAAAATATTATCCGTGAAAGCAATGTGGATCACTTAATCAATAAAGATTATGTGTTAGGGCTTCTTGAAGACCATTGCCAGGATAAAGCAGATAACAGCCGCAAAATCTGGACAGTTCTTATGTTCATGGTTTGGCATCAGGTATATGTGGAGAAAAAGTATTCTTTTGAGAAAGAGTATTTGTTAACTAAAGACTTGCAGCCGCTTAAAGGCTAA
- a CDS encoding alpha/beta hydrolase, with protein MWKWETEGDAKGVIVMVHGAMEHHRRYGWLIEMWRLAGFHVIMGDLPGQGMTSRSRRGHIDSFDEYILEVQDWVQAAYEFELPVFLLGHSMGGLIAIRLLQEERMNLAGVILSSPCLGLVQQPSKFLNFLSLGLNSVMPGLKMDAGLSVDMATRNQDVLDADLNDSLYVTKVSVRWYRELVFAIKLAFENLDKIQDLPLLVLQGGDDKIVNKTTVREWFNLAPFSEKRFKEWPKCYHEVFNEPEREEVFEYAKDFVNSQLKALGYVV; from the coding sequence ATGTGGAAATGGGAAACTGAAGGAGATGCAAAGGGCGTTATTGTCATGGTGCATGGGGCAATGGAGCATCACCGCCGCTATGGCTGGCTGATTGAAATGTGGCGCTTGGCTGGTTTCCATGTCATTATGGGAGATCTTCCTGGCCAGGGGATGACTTCAAGATCCAGAAGAGGCCATATTGATTCCTTTGATGAATATATACTTGAAGTTCAGGATTGGGTACAGGCTGCTTATGAATTTGAATTGCCTGTCTTTCTTTTAGGACACAGCATGGGCGGACTGATTGCCATTCGCCTGCTGCAGGAGGAAAGAATGAATCTCGCTGGAGTGATTTTGTCATCTCCATGTTTAGGTTTGGTTCAACAGCCTTCTAAATTTCTGAACTTTTTATCGCTTGGACTCAATTCTGTGATGCCAGGCCTGAAAATGGATGCCGGATTATCCGTGGACATGGCGACGAGGAATCAGGATGTCCTTGATGCTGATTTAAATGATTCACTGTATGTGACAAAAGTGTCGGTCAGATGGTACAGGGAACTTGTTTTTGCTATAAAGCTTGCCTTTGAGAATCTTGATAAAATCCAGGATTTGCCCCTCCTCGTATTGCAGGGCGGCGATGATAAGATCGTGAATAAAACAACTGTCAGAGAGTGGTTTAATCTTGCGCCATTCTCAGAGAAAAGGTTCAAAGAATGGCCTAAATGCTACCACGAAGTCTTTAATGAACCTGAACGTGAAGAAGTTTTTGAATACGCGAAGGATTTCGTGAACAGCCAATTAAAAGCGCTTGGTTATGTGGTTTAA